The Patagioenas fasciata isolate bPatFas1 chromosome 19 unlocalized genomic scaffold, bPatFas1.hap1 SUPER_19_unloc_1, whole genome shotgun sequence genome window below encodes:
- the LOC139826613 gene encoding F-box/WD repeat-containing protein 10-like gives MQRRTRLLCPLTGRDEAVGPAAHQSPSNVFGSKNLISCLPPHLSLYIFGLLDRKSLKACASVNKFWAYLAKEVKKERACHKIVQEGILYLQGLCPRRAVPTYAKRVDVAVPVLNEEGDVIEGHDCESKPQRGKRREEKDNLQEAYRDLKTDTIQLEERNVFCGSYSVRVLMDQSDQSRIIHYSGGDLVAVGSANRKVRFLGMPGTKEVPPLLSGSAGSKALLLDENKGFVFSTGFDLSIRCWNIYSGACVKVFNGHYGTVTCLDLHEEQLVSGARDGMVKVWNLRSGRCLQTLQHSSAVWVVRTDGARVVSGCERGLVRVWAADTGALIKTLEEHQGPVKCLSFDQWHLVTGSTDGSALGWSMLGKLSRCLVAFHHPKEVVSLQLLYLRVISGCADGNIRIFNYLTGTCLKVLTAETSGGPISSVHVSENRMVINSPALVLVFQFEDVSWDYTLDAAREVAGKTNQQQATWSRTAVPCWRRLYHDRMRRLALEPEALGKKLMTSAACQQHPHLLKMKQSSHVQAEQRNKLCGPDTTQPCALTSGKLARARSRGFPADIPGSRLEHGTSINVPAHLDKAESTWQFGKRRGESSPMSFDKFLLTLSTLQNARKAAAVHRYPVHRHAEVKEAWESEQHHPEKVQIHKPSLQRKNDQAAQLQRAKLHSDSLTPRIISVPFETKMLQLKLKNSLHGPTVKSSIPAPSVVRLKTCSGLLKEKKAPGEVIPPPGDGVQVVDPVTAAAERTKPTHVPIAQTENKVVSRRKISFCTSAADPSQPNGGFRLLTEKWKERYEAAIAAQCKAEQQLTEERERARRRAWLRKAKGLPVDSFTGEGKIPAPELGFNTFI, from the exons atgcagaggagaactcgcctgctgtgccccttaactggtcgagatgaggctgtgggtcctgccgcccaccagtcaccctctaatgtctttgggtccaagaacttaattagctgcctgccacctcacctgtccctgtacatCTTTG GACTTTTGGATCGAAAATCCCTCAAAGCATGTGCATCTGTGAATAAATTCTGGGCTTATCTGGCCAAAGAAGTCAAGAAGGAACGTGCATGTCATAAAATAGTCCAGGAGGGGATCCTATATTTGCAG gggttgtgccccagaagagcagttccaacctatgccaaaagagtcgatgtggcagttccagtgttaaacgaagagggggatgtcattgaaggccatgactgtgaaagtaaaccgcag agaggaaaaagacgGGAGGAGAAAGACAATCTGCAGGAAGCCTATCGTGATCTGAAAACCGACACAATCCaactagaagagagaaatgtcttctgtggctcctacagtgttcgtgtcctcatggacca atcagaccagagcagAATAATCCACTACAGTGGTGGTGACCTGGTAGCCGTTGGCTCTGCAAACCGAAAAGTGCGGTTCCTTGGCATGCCGGGGACGAAAGAAGtgccgcctctgctctctggtagtgctgggagcaaagctctgctcctcgatgagaacaaaggcttcgtcttcagcacaggctttgatctcagcatcag GTGCTGGAATATCTACAGTGGTGCTTGTGTGAAAGTCTTCAATGGTCACTATGGGACAGTCACCTGCTTGGATTTACACGAAGAGCAGCTCGTGTCGGGAGCCAGGGATGGGATGGTAAAAG tgtggaatctgaggagtgggcgatgtctccagaccctgcagcacagcagcgctgtctgggtggtcagaaccgacggtgcccgcgttgtcagcgggtgcgagcgagggctggtcagagtctgggctgcggatacgggcgctctgatcaaa acattagaggagcaccaaggcccagtgaagtgcttgtcctttgaccagtggcaccttgtcacaggcagcaccgatgggagcgccctgggatggagcatgttgggaaagctgagcagatgcCTCGTAGCTTTCCACCACCCAAA GGAAGTCgtgtctctgcagctcctctatcTCCGAGTCATCAGCGGCTGCGCTGACGGGAACATCCGTATATTTAACTACCTGACTGGGACCTGCCTGAAAGTGCTGACGGCCGAAACCAGCGGGGGCCCCATCTCTTCTGTCCACGTGTCAGAAAACAG gatggtgataaattctccagccctagtgctggtgttccagtttgaggaCGTCAGCTGGGACTACACCTTGGATGCTGCCCGAGAGGTGGCGGGGAAGACCAACCAGCAGCAGGCGACTTGGAGCAGAACCGCGGTTCCCTGCTGGCGAAGGCTGTACCACGACCGGATGCGCCGCCTGGCTCTGGAACCAGAAG CTCTCGGCAAGAAACTGATGACatcagcagcttgccagcagcacCCGCATTTGCTCAAGATGAAGCAGAGTTCTCACGTTCAGGCAGAGCAGCGCAATAAACTGTGTGGTCCTGACACCACACAACCCTGCGCCCTCACCTCGGGAAAACTGGCGAGAGCACGTTCTAGAGGATTCCCGGCAGATATTCCTG GTAGCAGACTCGAACATGGCACTTCTATCAATGTGCCTGCACATCTTGACAAGGCAGAATCCACTTGgcaatttggaaagagaagaggtgaaagtAGTCCCATGTCCTTTGACAAGTTCCTCTTAACACTCAGCACGCTGCAGAACGCCCGCAAGGCAGCCGCCGTTCATCGGTACCCCGTTCATCGCCACGCAGAAGTCAAGGAAGCCTGGGAAAGTGAGCAACACCACCCTGAAAAGGTACAAATACACAAACCCTCCCTGCAACGCAAAAACGATCAGGCAGCCCAGCTCCAACGTGCGAAATTGCACAGTGATTCTCTGACCCCAAGGATAATCTCTGTGCCCtttgaaaccaaaatgctgcagctcaagctgaaaaactctttgcatggccccactgtgaagtcctccatccctgctccctctgttgtgcggctcaagacttgctctgggttgctgaaggaaaagaaagctcctGGTGAAGTCATTCCTCCCCCTGGAGATGGGGTTCAGGTTGTTGATCCCgttacagctgctgctgagaggaccAAACCAACGCATGTGCCCATTGCACAAACGGAAAACAAAGtggtttccaggagaaaaatctctttttgcacGAGTGCTGCAGACCCTTCCCAGCCCAACGGTGGGTTCAGGCTTCTGACGGAAAAATGGAAGGAGCGGTACGAGGCAGCTATTGCAGCTCAGtgtaaggcagagcagcagctcacggAAGAACGGGAGCGAGCGCGCAGGAGAGCCTGGCTACGGAAAGCGAAAGGCCTGCCGGTGGACTCTTTCACTGGGGAGGGGAAGATACCCGCTCCTGAGCTGGGCTTTAATACATTTATCTGA